Proteins co-encoded in one Rudaeicoccus suwonensis genomic window:
- a CDS encoding metal ABC transporter permease, whose protein sequence is MSQTWMYLQQPWAQHALIAATLIALASGLVAPFVVTRDMAFAVHGTAELAFPTAVAGLLIVNDAVTGALVGSFVVAAAIGLLGRRRSERNTAIGVVLAFGLGFGVFLLTFYQGYASAATNILFGSIVSVSTSDLLILAIVTLIVLVVMVGIYRPLLFASVDADVASARGVAVDKLGLVFLFVLAITVTEAAQIVGTLLVLSLTITPAAAARRWTANPLAVSGLSIAFALLAAVGGFVLSVVLISTNMKASVFITFISFATYLVSLGAERLRKDPRTRVPRSAMGESAPAV, encoded by the coding sequence GTGAGCCAGACGTGGATGTACCTGCAGCAGCCGTGGGCACAGCACGCGCTCATCGCCGCGACGCTGATCGCGCTCGCCAGTGGACTCGTGGCGCCGTTCGTCGTGACGCGGGACATGGCCTTCGCCGTGCACGGCACCGCGGAGCTCGCGTTCCCGACCGCGGTCGCCGGCCTGCTGATCGTCAACGATGCGGTGACCGGCGCGCTGGTCGGGTCGTTCGTGGTCGCAGCCGCCATCGGCCTCCTCGGCCGGCGGCGCAGCGAACGAAACACCGCGATCGGCGTGGTGCTCGCCTTCGGCCTCGGATTCGGCGTCTTCCTGCTGACCTTCTACCAGGGGTACGCCTCGGCGGCGACGAACATCCTGTTCGGCTCGATCGTGTCGGTCAGCACCAGCGATCTGCTCATCCTGGCGATCGTGACACTCATCGTGCTGGTCGTCATGGTCGGGATCTACCGGCCCTTGCTGTTCGCGTCGGTGGACGCCGACGTCGCAAGCGCTCGTGGTGTTGCCGTCGACAAACTCGGGCTGGTCTTCTTGTTCGTCCTGGCGATCACCGTCACCGAGGCGGCGCAGATCGTCGGCACCCTGCTGGTGTTGAGCCTGACCATCACTCCGGCAGCAGCAGCTCGTCGTTGGACCGCCAATCCGCTTGCGGTCAGCGGGCTTTCGATCGCGTTCGCACTGCTCGCAGCAGTCGGCGGATTCGTGCTGAGCGTGGTGCTGATCTCGACCAACATGAAGGCAAGCGTCTTCATCACCTTCATCAGTTTCGCGACCTATCTGGTGTCACTTGGTGCGGAACGTCTGCGCAAGGACCCGCGCACCCGCGTCCCGCGATCGGCGATGGGGGAGTCAGCCCCAGCCGTGTGA
- a CDS encoding MFS transporter, whose translation MTSLTAPLRRLRARGTAPVGEPAPPMPREVWVLVAASFVIALGYGVVAPALPEFARSFNVSITAASAVVSAFAIMRLIFAPSSGRLVRTLGERPVYLIGLLIVAVSTLAVAFARSYWQLMVFRGLGGIGSVMFSVSAMGLIIRIAPPAIRGRVSGLYSSSFVLGGISGPLIGGALIGFGLRVPFVVYAVALFIAIAVVYVQLRGSHLATIDATPSTPTMRLPDALRIGAYRSALFTAVIFGWVYSLRVSLVPLFLATALHQRLAIAGLVLATYACGDVMAMIPAGRLSDRIGRRPLLIIGMSVIAGGTAVLAMSHSILLTFASTVVAGWGTGMVSPSIQAALADIMYGHGRGGPVLATYQMSQDLGTVTGPLIAGVLAQTISYAASFWITAAFAACAALAWVFVHDTRPKTHAVAAVPTEMAGPD comes from the coding sequence ATGACCTCGCTGACCGCACCGCTGCGCCGGCTCCGCGCACGCGGGACGGCACCGGTCGGCGAACCCGCACCGCCGATGCCTCGCGAAGTCTGGGTCCTGGTGGCAGCGAGTTTTGTCATCGCGCTCGGTTACGGCGTCGTCGCACCGGCGCTGCCGGAGTTCGCCCGCAGCTTCAATGTCAGCATCACCGCTGCGTCTGCCGTCGTCTCGGCATTCGCGATCATGCGACTGATCTTCGCGCCCTCCAGCGGGCGTCTCGTGCGAACACTCGGCGAACGACCTGTGTACCTGATCGGTCTGCTGATCGTGGCCGTGTCGACCCTGGCGGTCGCATTTGCGCGCAGTTACTGGCAACTCATGGTCTTCCGCGGCCTCGGCGGCATCGGGTCGGTGATGTTCAGTGTCTCGGCGATGGGCCTGATCATCCGGATCGCGCCACCGGCAATCCGCGGGCGTGTCTCCGGGCTCTATTCCTCCAGCTTCGTGCTCGGCGGCATCAGCGGACCGCTGATCGGCGGCGCACTCATCGGATTCGGCCTGCGCGTGCCCTTTGTCGTGTATGCCGTGGCGCTGTTCATCGCGATCGCCGTCGTCTATGTCCAGCTGCGCGGCAGTCACCTGGCCACCATCGACGCGACGCCGTCCACGCCGACGATGCGACTTCCCGACGCGCTGCGCATCGGCGCCTATCGGTCGGCATTGTTCACCGCGGTGATCTTCGGCTGGGTGTACTCACTTCGGGTGTCGCTGGTTCCGCTGTTCCTCGCCACGGCGTTGCATCAGCGACTCGCCATCGCCGGATTGGTCCTTGCGACATACGCGTGCGGTGATGTGATGGCGATGATCCCGGCGGGCCGGTTGTCGGACCGCATCGGCCGGCGACCGCTGTTGATCATCGGCATGAGCGTCATCGCCGGCGGCACCGCGGTGCTCGCGATGAGTCACTCGATCCTGCTCACCTTCGCCTCCACGGTCGTTGCCGGCTGGGGCACCGGCATGGTCAGTCCGTCGATCCAGGCCGCTCTGGCCGACATTATGTACGGCCACGGCCGAGGTGGGCCGGTGCTGGCGACGTATCAGATGAGTCAGGACCTCGGCACCGTCACCGGACCGCTGATCGCCGGTGTGCTCGCGCAGACGATCAGCTACGCGGCGTCTTTCTGGATCACCGCGGCCTTCGCCGCCTGCGCTGCCCTGGCCTGGGTCTTCGTGCACGACACCCGGCCGAAAACTCACGCAGTCGCGGCTGTTCCCACCGAGATGGCCGGCCCGGACTGA
- the ppc gene encoding phosphoenolpyruvate carboxylase, whose protein sequence is MTADRTDDIVQPAPLPDVDDIGRDATEPLRADIRFLGGMLGETIDQQNGHEVFELVETARRASFGVRRLEVDRQQLTHLFEGVDVDVALPVIRAFSHFALLANLAEDLHRERRRSLHERAGEPPQDSSLAATYAKLQAAGLDPVEVDEVLANALVAPVVTAHPTETRRRTIFETQHRITELMRQRERLEAGESAERLDVQIRRQILTLWQTALIRLERLKITDEIEVGLRYYEAAFLEVMPRINGELRRSLRSLYPGHDLLAEPMLRPGSWIGGDRDGNPNVTAEVVRMATTRTAETAIDHYLRELADLEQELSMSVRLVSVTDELSELADRNSADGRSDEPYRRAVRWISGRLTASAATLLSYRPEIAVDVEGAPAYDTPAQLLADLDVVDGSLRAQGDDLIADDRLLRIRESVETFGFHLSGLDMRQNSEVHEQTVAELFAWSGVCADYLALDEDARVAVLTDVLSSRRPLIADGADFSEQTQRELGILQAAAHAVKTLGVAAVPHYIISMCTSVSDMLEAALLLREVGILQAGTPDDPGAARCPVLIVPLFETIEDLRAGAATLRAVLDVPVYRAIVAGNDMQQEVMLGYSDSNKDGGYLAANWALYRAELDLVEVARETGIRLRLFHGRGGTVGRGGGPSYDAILAQPAGAVRGSLRITEQGEVIAAKYAEPTMAARNLETLLAATLESSLLDTEGLGGAADEAYSVLDDLAERARAAYSALVHDTDGFVEYFKQSTPVAEIGALNIGSRPASRKPTEAISDLRAIPWVMSWSQSRVMLPGWYGVGSAFREWIGDDPQRREQLAGYYRTWPFFRTVMSNMAQVMAKSDLGLAQRYSQLVQDDELRRRVFGMIRAEHELTVRMYKEITGSDDLLQDNAALKRSVYNRFPYLEPLNHLQVELLRRYRSGDDGEQVRRAILLTMNGLATALRNSG, encoded by the coding sequence ATGACGGCCGATCGCACCGACGACATCGTTCAGCCCGCGCCGCTCCCCGATGTCGACGACATCGGCCGCGATGCGACCGAGCCCCTCCGAGCCGACATCCGGTTCCTCGGCGGAATGCTGGGGGAGACCATCGACCAGCAGAACGGCCACGAGGTCTTCGAGTTGGTCGAAACCGCTCGACGGGCGTCCTTCGGCGTGCGCCGTCTCGAGGTCGACCGGCAGCAGTTGACGCACCTGTTCGAAGGTGTCGACGTCGATGTGGCGTTGCCGGTGATCCGGGCGTTCTCACACTTCGCGCTGCTCGCCAATCTGGCCGAGGACCTGCATCGCGAGCGTCGCAGGTCGCTGCACGAGCGGGCCGGCGAGCCTCCGCAGGACTCCTCGCTCGCCGCGACCTACGCGAAACTGCAAGCGGCGGGGCTGGATCCGGTTGAGGTCGACGAGGTGCTCGCGAACGCGCTGGTCGCACCCGTCGTGACAGCGCACCCCACTGAGACCCGCCGGCGCACGATCTTCGAGACCCAGCACCGCATCACCGAATTGATGCGCCAGCGTGAGCGGCTGGAGGCCGGCGAGTCCGCTGAACGGCTGGACGTGCAGATTCGGCGGCAGATCCTGACGCTGTGGCAGACCGCGTTGATCCGGCTGGAACGACTGAAGATCACCGACGAGATCGAGGTCGGCCTCCGCTACTACGAGGCGGCCTTCCTGGAGGTGATGCCTCGGATCAACGGCGAGTTGCGTCGCTCGCTGCGCAGCTTGTACCCCGGCCATGACCTCCTGGCCGAGCCGATGCTGCGGCCGGGGTCGTGGATCGGCGGCGACCGGGACGGCAATCCCAACGTCACCGCCGAGGTCGTCCGGATGGCTACCACCCGCACGGCCGAGACCGCGATCGACCACTACCTGCGCGAGCTGGCCGACCTCGAGCAGGAGTTGTCGATGTCGGTCCGGCTGGTGTCGGTGACTGATGAGCTGTCCGAGCTGGCCGACCGCAATTCGGCAGACGGTCGCTCCGACGAGCCCTATCGTCGGGCAGTGCGCTGGATCAGCGGGCGTCTCACCGCGTCGGCCGCGACGTTGCTCTCGTACCGTCCGGAGATCGCGGTCGACGTCGAAGGCGCACCGGCATACGACACACCGGCGCAGTTGCTCGCCGACCTCGACGTCGTCGACGGGTCATTGCGCGCTCAGGGCGACGACCTCATCGCTGACGACCGGCTGCTGCGGATCAGGGAATCCGTCGAGACCTTCGGATTCCACCTGTCCGGTCTCGACATGCGACAGAACTCCGAGGTGCATGAGCAGACGGTCGCCGAGCTGTTCGCGTGGTCGGGGGTGTGTGCCGACTATCTCGCGCTCGACGAGGACGCCCGGGTCGCGGTGCTGACGGACGTGCTCTCGAGCAGACGACCGCTGATCGCCGACGGCGCCGATTTCAGTGAGCAGACCCAGCGGGAGCTCGGCATCCTGCAGGCCGCGGCTCATGCGGTGAAAACCCTTGGTGTGGCTGCGGTTCCGCACTACATCATCTCGATGTGCACCTCGGTCAGCGACATGCTCGAAGCGGCCCTGCTGCTGCGTGAGGTGGGCATCCTGCAGGCCGGGACGCCGGACGACCCGGGCGCCGCGCGTTGCCCAGTGCTGATCGTGCCGTTGTTCGAGACGATCGAGGACCTGCGCGCCGGCGCCGCGACGCTGCGGGCGGTGCTCGACGTGCCTGTCTACCGCGCCATCGTCGCCGGTAACGACATGCAGCAGGAAGTCATGCTCGGGTACTCCGACTCGAACAAGGACGGCGGCTACCTCGCAGCGAACTGGGCGCTCTACCGCGCTGAACTCGACCTGGTCGAGGTCGCCCGCGAAACCGGAATCCGGCTCCGCCTGTTCCACGGTCGCGGCGGCACGGTCGGCCGCGGTGGCGGACCGAGTTATGACGCGATCCTGGCCCAGCCGGCGGGCGCGGTGCGCGGCTCGCTGCGCATCACCGAGCAGGGTGAGGTGATCGCCGCGAAGTATGCCGAGCCGACGATGGCCGCGCGCAACCTTGAGACTCTGCTGGCAGCCACGCTCGAGTCGTCGCTGCTCGACACCGAGGGCTTGGGCGGGGCCGCGGATGAAGCCTATTCGGTGCTGGACGACCTCGCCGAGCGCGCGCGGGCGGCATACTCGGCGCTGGTGCACGACACCGACGGTTTCGTCGAATACTTCAAGCAGTCCACGCCGGTGGCCGAGATCGGCGCACTCAACATCGGCTCCCGACCTGCGAGTCGCAAGCCGACAGAGGCGATTTCGGATCTTCGGGCGATCCCGTGGGTGATGTCGTGGTCGCAGTCCCGGGTGATGCTGCCGGGTTGGTATGGCGTGGGCTCTGCGTTCCGCGAGTGGATCGGTGACGACCCGCAACGACGTGAGCAACTGGCGGGGTACTACCGCACGTGGCCGTTTTTCCGCACGGTGATGTCGAACATGGCGCAGGTGATGGCCAAGTCCGATCTCGGCCTGGCACAACGGTATTCGCAACTGGTGCAGGACGACGAGCTGCGCCGACGGGTGTTCGGAATGATCCGCGCCGAGCACGAGCTGACGGTCCGGATGTACAAGGAGATCACCGGCTCTGA
- a CDS encoding heavy metal translocating P-type ATPase has translation MFEYLFKYSHSGCADDTDEEQMSTVIPDDRTSHRADTASPVRKTRLMALTEVRWAAAALLLFLVALPLQLASAPAWIWLVLYAAVYGCGGWEPGWAGLRALGERTLDVDLLMVVAAIGAAAIGQVVDGALLIVIFATSGALEALATARTQDSVRGLLDLAPATATRIDDDGHESVALTDDLRIGDEVLVRPGELLAADGHVVRGASDVDQMSITGEPLPATKSIGDEVFAGTMNGSGTLRIRVSRDPHEWVIARIVDMVQEASETKAPTQLFIEKVEQRYSIGMVTVTLAVFVVPLLLGEHLAAALLRAMTFMIVASPCAVVLATMPPLLSAIATAGRNGVLVKSAVVMEQLGRIDTVAVDKTGTLTEGAPVVTHVEAIDPAHSPDQLLSWAGAVEQGSEHPLAAAILAEARARKVVLPSADDFASTPGAGVSAVVSGVRTAVLSPVRSREQLTPDAGRRVQTLEADGHTVVVLLRGDQPVGLFALADRLRDRSRAAMADLASLTASGPLLLTGDNAAAATHVGAQVGITDIRAGLLPQDKVSAIRVEQAAGRRVLVVGDGVNDAPALAAADVGVAMGGAGADLTLDTADAVVVRDDLLTVPAAVRLSRRAHRIVRQNLLIAGAFITVLVAWDLIGSLPLPLGVLGHEGSTVVVGLNGLRLLRRDAWETGTTIADGMPSS, from the coding sequence ATGTTTGAATACCTGTTCAAGTATTCCCATAGCGGGTGTGCGGACGACACGGACGAGGAGCAGATGAGCACCGTCATACCTGACGATCGCACCAGCCACCGGGCGGATACGGCGTCACCGGTACGCAAGACCCGCCTGATGGCACTGACCGAGGTGCGTTGGGCCGCCGCTGCGCTGCTGCTCTTCTTGGTCGCGCTGCCCCTTCAACTCGCCTCGGCGCCCGCCTGGATCTGGCTCGTGCTGTATGCCGCTGTCTACGGCTGCGGTGGTTGGGAACCGGGATGGGCGGGCCTGCGTGCGCTGGGCGAACGAACTCTGGACGTCGACCTGCTGATGGTGGTCGCGGCCATCGGAGCGGCCGCAATCGGTCAGGTCGTGGACGGCGCGCTGCTCATCGTCATCTTCGCGACCTCGGGCGCGCTGGAAGCGCTGGCGACGGCACGAACACAGGACTCGGTGCGCGGTCTGCTCGATCTGGCGCCGGCCACCGCAACACGCATCGATGACGACGGCCATGAGTCGGTCGCTCTCACCGATGATCTGCGCATCGGAGATGAGGTGCTGGTGCGGCCGGGCGAACTGCTCGCTGCCGACGGTCACGTGGTGCGGGGAGCCAGCGATGTCGATCAGATGAGCATCACCGGGGAGCCGCTGCCGGCCACCAAGAGCATCGGCGACGAAGTCTTCGCGGGTACCATGAACGGCTCCGGCACGCTGCGGATCCGGGTATCTCGAGACCCGCACGAGTGGGTGATCGCCCGCATCGTCGACATGGTGCAAGAGGCCTCCGAGACAAAGGCCCCGACCCAGTTGTTCATCGAGAAGGTCGAGCAGCGTTACTCCATCGGGATGGTCACTGTCACACTGGCGGTCTTCGTCGTACCGCTGCTGCTCGGCGAACACCTCGCGGCTGCGCTGCTGCGGGCGATGACCTTCATGATCGTGGCGTCGCCGTGCGCGGTGGTGCTCGCGACGATGCCGCCGCTGCTGTCCGCAATCGCCACGGCCGGGCGCAACGGCGTGCTGGTCAAATCCGCTGTGGTCATGGAGCAACTCGGCCGTATCGACACCGTCGCGGTCGACAAGACCGGCACGCTGACGGAGGGCGCACCAGTCGTCACCCACGTCGAGGCGATCGACCCGGCGCACTCCCCCGACCAGTTGCTGTCGTGGGCCGGGGCAGTTGAGCAAGGCAGCGAACACCCTTTGGCTGCAGCGATACTCGCGGAAGCCCGCGCCCGCAAGGTCGTGCTCCCGTCCGCGGACGACTTCGCGTCGACGCCGGGAGCAGGAGTCAGTGCCGTGGTCTCCGGCGTCCGCACCGCCGTCCTGTCGCCGGTGCGATCCCGGGAGCAACTGACACCGGACGCCGGCCGGCGGGTGCAGACCCTCGAAGCCGACGGTCACACCGTCGTCGTCCTGCTGCGAGGGGATCAGCCCGTCGGACTCTTCGCCCTCGCCGACCGGTTGCGCGACCGCTCCCGGGCCGCGATGGCCGACCTGGCGTCGCTGACCGCCTCAGGACCGTTGTTGCTCACCGGCGACAACGCCGCCGCCGCGACGCACGTCGGCGCCCAGGTGGGGATCACCGACATACGGGCCGGGCTGCTGCCGCAGGACAAGGTGTCAGCGATTCGGGTCGAGCAGGCGGCGGGACGGCGAGTGCTGGTCGTCGGCGATGGTGTGAATGACGCCCCCGCGCTGGCCGCGGCCGACGTCGGCGTCGCCATGGGCGGTGCCGGGGCCGACCTGACGCTCGACACCGCCGATGCGGTCGTGGTGCGCGACGATCTGCTCACCGTCCCGGCAGCCGTCCGGCTATCGCGTCGCGCACACCGGATCGTGCGGCAAAACCTCCTGATCGCCGGGGCCTTCATCACGGTGCTCGTCGCCTGGGATCTCATCGGCTCGCTGCCGCTGCCATTGGGTGTGCTCGGGCATGAGGGGTCGACGGTCGTGGTCGGTCTCAACGGCCTGCGTCTGCTGCGTCGCGACGCCTGGGAGACCGGAACCACCATCGCCGACGGGATGCCGTCGTCATAG
- a CDS encoding HNH endonuclease family protein yields MRSHQVAVTALTALAIAGTTAGCAGSAPSTAPRASATGGPSASGPAGIAPLAPAARQALAQLATLQVKGRAPMTGYSRAQFGPAWSDDVSVADGHNGCDTRNDILRRDLTAITVKPDTHNCVILTGVLLDPYTGERISFHRGRSTSSVIQIDHLVALGDAWQTGASYWNATKRRDFANDPRELLAVDGSQNAAKGDADAASWLPPNKAYRCTYVEKQIVVKAAYGLWVTAAEKSAMTTVLNMCGPSNSE; encoded by the coding sequence ATGCGTTCACACCAGGTGGCCGTCACCGCATTGACGGCCCTCGCCATCGCCGGCACGACCGCCGGGTGCGCTGGTTCGGCACCGTCGACTGCTCCGAGGGCCAGCGCAACCGGAGGGCCGTCCGCGTCGGGCCCGGCGGGCATCGCGCCGCTCGCTCCCGCCGCGCGGCAGGCACTGGCTCAGTTGGCGACGCTGCAGGTGAAGGGTCGCGCGCCGATGACCGGGTACAGCAGGGCGCAGTTCGGGCCCGCGTGGTCCGATGACGTGTCGGTCGCCGATGGTCACAACGGCTGCGACACCCGCAACGACATCCTCCGGCGCGATCTCACGGCGATCACCGTCAAACCGGACACGCACAACTGCGTGATCCTGACCGGCGTGCTGCTGGATCCATATACGGGAGAGCGTATTTCGTTTCATCGCGGTCGCTCGACAAGCTCCGTCATACAGATCGATCACCTGGTCGCGCTCGGCGATGCCTGGCAGACAGGGGCGAGCTACTGGAATGCGACGAAGCGGCGGGACTTCGCCAACGACCCACGTGAATTGCTGGCGGTGGACGGCAGTCAGAACGCGGCGAAGGGCGATGCGGATGCCGCGTCGTGGTTGCCGCCGAACAAGGCCTACCGGTGCACGTATGTCGAGAAGCAGATCGTGGTGAAGGCCGCCTACGGCCTCTGGGTGACAGCCGCGGAGAAGTCTGCGATGACGACGGTGCTCAACATGTGCGGTCCGAGCAACTCGGAGTGA
- a CDS encoding purple acid phosphatase family protein has protein sequence MSDVSRRNLLRGSAAVGIAGAGTALLQSKAFAAPTLVTGPAVAGAPTAQQIHLQYGGDPRTQMTVSWATPASVRRPRVRLSDQHGHVIREVPADTRSYVDGINKVETICHHGSIGGLRPGATYVYDILADGAAPVRGTMTTAPAGPAAFRFTSFGDLSTPNTAWKKSSLNAATAVHQVAAFNPLFHLHNGDLSYANDNQQSQPQVWGDFMNNIQTAAGHIPWMPALGNHETEWGNGPLGYASYQTRFALPDNGFQRQGWQGNWYSFQVGSVLFVALDANDVIYQNDGSANPDASKQGLYIRGYSGGAQQRWLEQTLRAARRDPGIDWIIPFQHQLAMSSSASGSGGDLGIREAFMPLFDVYDVDLVLCGHDHDYERTYTVHGVDHGSDWLRPQVVGTGLRTIDVTHGRVHLTLGGGGTSGHDDVYGADTVGSNPVYGGDPVAQVYTDRPADAIFKADASGSEIATWSAVRDSDTSHPWGVATFDVDPGSWHSGQTSIKVTYWHTPAATLANPFPAPTPFDSFTLTKTRSHGWG, from the coding sequence ATGTCGGATGTGTCTCGTCGGAATCTGCTGCGGGGTTCTGCAGCAGTCGGAATCGCCGGAGCCGGGACGGCTCTGCTGCAGTCGAAGGCCTTCGCCGCCCCGACCCTGGTCACCGGGCCGGCCGTGGCAGGTGCACCGACTGCGCAACAGATCCACCTGCAGTATGGCGGCGACCCGCGCACCCAGATGACGGTCTCGTGGGCGACGCCGGCATCGGTGCGCCGGCCGCGAGTGCGCCTCAGCGATCAGCACGGCCACGTCATACGTGAGGTGCCTGCCGACACCCGCAGCTACGTCGACGGCATCAACAAGGTCGAGACGATCTGCCACCACGGCAGCATCGGCGGTCTGCGACCGGGGGCGACCTACGTCTATGACATCCTCGCCGACGGCGCCGCGCCCGTGCGCGGCACGATGACCACGGCGCCCGCGGGCCCGGCAGCCTTCCGGTTCACCAGCTTCGGCGACCTGTCGACACCGAACACCGCGTGGAAGAAGTCCTCGCTCAACGCGGCGACCGCCGTCCACCAGGTCGCGGCCTTCAACCCGTTGTTCCACCTGCACAACGGCGACCTGTCCTACGCGAACGACAACCAGCAGTCGCAGCCGCAGGTGTGGGGCGACTTCATGAACAACATCCAGACCGCAGCCGGCCACATCCCGTGGATGCCCGCCCTGGGTAACCATGAGACGGAGTGGGGCAACGGGCCGCTGGGCTATGCGTCATACCAAACACGGTTCGCGTTGCCGGACAACGGATTTCAGCGGCAAGGCTGGCAGGGCAACTGGTACAGCTTCCAGGTCGGCTCGGTGCTCTTCGTCGCGCTGGACGCCAACGACGTGATCTACCAGAACGACGGCTCGGCCAATCCGGACGCCTCGAAACAAGGGCTCTACATCCGTGGCTACAGCGGCGGCGCGCAGCAGCGCTGGCTGGAGCAGACGCTCCGAGCGGCGCGGCGCGACCCGGGCATCGACTGGATCATCCCGTTCCAGCACCAACTGGCGATGTCGTCATCCGCAAGTGGATCCGGCGGCGACCTCGGCATCCGGGAGGCATTCATGCCACTGTTCGACGTATATGACGTCGACCTGGTGCTGTGCGGTCACGACCATGACTACGAACGCACCTACACGGTGCACGGGGTCGACCACGGCAGTGACTGGCTACGCCCACAGGTGGTCGGCACCGGTCTGCGCACGATCGACGTCACCCACGGCCGGGTGCACCTGACCCTCGGCGGCGGCGGAACCTCCGGACACGACGACGTGTATGGCGCAGACACCGTCGGCTCGAACCCGGTGTATGGCGGCGACCCGGTCGCGCAGGTCTACACCGACCGTCCGGCCGACGCGATCTTCAAGGCGGACGCCAGCGGGTCCGAGATCGCCACCTGGTCGGCAGTGCGTGACAGCGACACCTCGCACCCGTGGGGCGTCGCGACATTCGACGTGGACCCTGGCTCCTGGCACAGCGGTCAGACGTCCATCAAGGTGACCTACTGGCACACGCCGGCGGCTACCCTGGCGAACCCGTTCCCCGCGCCGACGCCGTTCGATTCGTTCACGCTGACCAAGACTCGCTCACACGGCTGGGGCTGA
- a CDS encoding undecaprenyl-diphosphate phosphatase: MSHLSYLQATVMGLLQGVTELFPVSSLGHSLLVPAWIGGSWSALVTQQDSKGATPFLAFIVALHVATALALIAFQWRDWLQVLGGIGDLVRDRRISTPRSRLTALLVAATIPIGIIGLVLDKPLRTVFSHPLAAAIFLTANGVVLFIVERLTQRARTQPQPAHSADEGHAETDFSRTGFVEAIAIGTSQVLALLPGISRSGVTISAGLLRGWSHEKAVHFAFLLATPVILAAGVLKVPELFGPEGKGIGGEVMVGFVVAFAAAYVSARFLTRFLRTRTLYPFVIYCLIAGIISIIRFA; encoded by the coding sequence GTGAGTCACCTCAGTTATCTGCAAGCCACCGTGATGGGGCTGCTCCAAGGAGTCACGGAACTGTTCCCGGTCTCCAGCCTCGGCCACTCCTTGCTGGTGCCGGCCTGGATCGGCGGGTCGTGGTCCGCACTGGTGACCCAGCAGGACTCCAAGGGTGCAACGCCTTTCCTGGCGTTCATCGTGGCGCTGCACGTGGCGACCGCTCTGGCCCTCATCGCCTTCCAGTGGCGTGACTGGTTGCAGGTGCTCGGTGGCATCGGTGATCTCGTCCGCGACCGCAGGATCTCGACACCCCGCTCGCGACTGACGGCGCTGCTCGTCGCCGCGACGATTCCGATCGGCATCATCGGCCTGGTGCTCGACAAACCGCTGCGCACCGTGTTCTCTCACCCGCTGGCGGCCGCGATCTTCCTGACCGCCAACGGCGTCGTGCTGTTCATCGTCGAACGCCTCACCCAGCGTGCGCGCACTCAACCACAGCCGGCGCACTCCGCCGACGAAGGTCACGCCGAGACCGACTTCTCGCGGACCGGTTTCGTGGAGGCGATCGCGATCGGCACCAGCCAGGTGCTGGCATTGCTGCCCGGGATCTCGCGCTCCGGTGTGACGATCTCGGCCGGTCTGCTGCGCGGCTGGTCGCACGAGAAGGCAGTGCACTTCGCCTTCCTGCTCGCGACCCCCGTGATCCTGGCCGCCGGCGTGCTGAAGGTGCCCGAACTGTTCGGCCCGGAAGGCAAGGGCATCGGCGGTGAGGTGATGGTCGGCTTCGTCGTCGCCTTTGCAGCGGCCTACGTCTCGGCGCGCTTCCTGACCCGCTTCCTGCGCACCCGGACGCTGTATCCCTTCGTGATCTACTGCCTGATCGCCGGGATCATCAGCATCATCCGCTTCGCCTGA
- a CDS encoding ArsR/SmtB family transcription factor, with protein sequence MGHRVSATHVGTISQRLETVGSATVATTLQALATPSRLRILAELVEGPCAAGALAERAGLETSACSHQLRILRNLSLVEAERDGRSMIYRLADQHVADLIEQAIGHSEHQRS encoded by the coding sequence ATGGGACACCGGGTCAGCGCGACACACGTTGGCACAATCAGCCAGCGTCTCGAGACTGTCGGCAGCGCGACGGTCGCAACGACGCTCCAAGCGCTCGCGACACCGTCCCGGCTGCGGATCCTGGCCGAGCTTGTCGAGGGGCCGTGCGCTGCCGGTGCGCTCGCCGAACGGGCTGGACTGGAAACTTCCGCGTGCTCCCACCAGTTGCGAATCCTGCGCAATCTGTCCCTCGTCGAAGCCGAACGCGACGGCCGGTCGATGATCTACCGTCTCGCAGACCAGCACGTCGCCGATCTGATCGAGCAAGCCATCGGGCACTCGGAGCACCAGCGCAGCTAG